CAGCTCTGATTTAACCGTCTCCCGGGAGACGTGTAGAGCGCCGGCTATCTCGGCGTTGGTCAGGCCATCGCATACCAGGCGCAGTACCTCTTTTTCCCTTTCGGTGAGGTTGGGCTTTGGCATGTTGGGCTCGTAGCGAAACGTGCCCTCGTAAGGTTGTTCCTGGCGTTGCAGGTCAGGGTTGGCTGCCTGCGTGCGCAATGGGTCGGATATGAGAAAGTTTTTCACTGGCTATATTCCCCTCGTAAGTAGTCTTGGCGCGGCGATCATGGGGACTGAAAAGCAACATGTGTGCCATGGAAAACTTGCCGAGCGGCTACCCAGATGAGCCGAAATGCCCACCAGTATGGGTATAAGGCCCCCCCCCGCAGGGGAGAACCGGTGGGCGGCCTTGCGATTGTGCAAGGGTGTGGCCCGGATGCCAGATAGGGCGGGCGGGTGATGTGCGCTCTGCTTTGCGCTGTCTCAGCGAGACGGCCTGCGGCTTCAGTCCGCGGGCGAAGGGCTTTTCTGCGCCAGCAGGGCCAGCTCGGTCAACACGGCCAGGTCATATCCACCGGGGCCGTCGAAGGCCCCCTCGATCCGTCGCC
The Candidatus Binatota bacterium DNA segment above includes these coding regions:
- a CDS encoding response regulator transcription factor gives rise to the protein MPKPNLTEREKEVLRLVCDGLTNAEIAGALHVSRETVKSELKRIFRKIGVANRTQAAVLLVKQRWV